The genomic interval TACCAGTTCCATCAGGTTATCGTTGGTCGGGGCACAAGTCGGCTGAATAATGAAAACGTCTTTACCGCGAACATTTTCATTGATCTCAGTGCTGATTTCGCCGTCGGAGAACTTACCGACAGAGACGTCACCGAGAGGGATATGCAGCTGACGTACGACACGCCGAGCCAGATCGGGGTTAGCGTTCCCCGTAAAGACCATCATCTTGGACACGCGCAGTACCTGAAGGCTGAGGGTATACCTGGATGAGTATAAGGAAAATGGCAGGGGCGGCTGGATTCGAACCAACGCATGGCAGGATCAAAACCTGCTGCCTTACCGCTTGGCGACGCCCCTGTATCTGTTGCTGCGAACGCTTATGCGCTCGACTTCTTGACCAGACTTTGCAGCTTGCGATGCAACATCGAAATATTGCTTCCTTTCGCCACAAACCCTGTTTGGGTCGCTGAAAGAAGGGCCAGAACTTTATCAGCTTCGGCTTTGCTTGGGAAGGCCCCAAACACACAACTTCCAGTGCCGGTTAGTCGAGCCTCAGTGAATTTACCCAGTGAATTCAACGCATTGCGAACTTCTGGGTAACTCTGCTCTACCACCGGTTGGCAGTCATTTCGACTGTTTCCCTCGGGAACGGGGCGCATATTAAGGGGGAGGGAATCACGTGTCAACTGCGGATGTGAAAAAATTTCTACTGTGCTGACAGACACTTGCGGCACCAGCACGACATACCAAGGCTCTTCAGGGTCGACCGGGGTCAACTGTTCGCCCACACCCTGGGCGAACGCCGCATGGCCGCGCACGAATACCGGTACGTCGGCACCCAGGCTCAGGCCCAGTGCGGCCAGGCGGTCTTCGTCCCAGTCCAGTTGCCACAGGTGGGCGAGGGCCTGCAGGGTGGTTGCGGCGTCCGAGCTGCCGCCGCCGATGCCGCCACCCATGGGCAGCACTTTGGTCAGCCAGATATCGGCACCCAATGGGCTGCCGGACTGTTCCTGCAGCTTGCGCGCAGCACGCACGATCAGGTTGCTGTCGTGCGGTACTGCCTCGATCTCGGTGTGCAGGCGGATCACGCCATCGTCACGTACGGCGAAACTCAGTTCGTCGCCATGGTCGAGAAACTGGAATACGGTTTCCAGCTCGTGATAGCCATCAGCGCGACGCCCGATGATGTGCAGCCACAGGTTGAGCTTGGCCGGGGCGGGCAGGGTGAGCGTGTGCATGAAATCAGTGCCCCAGCTGGCGTGGCTGCCAGTCCTTGACCACCAGGGTCACGTCCAGATTCTTGCCGTGCAGTTTCAGGCGCTCGGGCAACCAATAGCCATTCTGTTCGGTGTAGCTCAGGTACTGCACCTGCCAGCCATCCTGGTCAAGGCTGGCCAGGCGGCTGTCGCCGTCCAGAGTCAGCTTGCTCTTGCTGTCGGGGGCGGGCAGGCCGCGGACCCACCACACCAGGTGCGATACTGGCAGCTGCCAGCCGAGCTGCTCTTCCAGCAGGGCTTCCGGGCTGGTGGCCTCGAAGCGGCCCTGGTTGGCCACTTCGAGCACAACGCCACCGGGGCGGCCGGTCAGTCGTGCGGCACCACGGCCGAGTGGGCCAGCCAGGCGAATGTCGTAATAGTCCTGGCGCTGCAGCCAGAAGAGCGTGCCGCTACCTGAATCGCGCGGCGCGCGGATGCCGACTTTGCCGTTGATCTGCCAGCCATCAAGGCTGCTCAACTGCGCTTTATGGGCGCGCCACTGCTGCGGGTCGCCGTGCCCTTGCAGGGCCTCGCGGCTACCGAAGCCGGCACAGCCAGCCAGCAGGGCGATCAGGGTGAAGGTGATGCAATGGCGCAGGAACATGGCGTTAAAGGGTCTCGGATCCGGTCAGGCGCAAAAGGGTTTTGCGCAGGATGGGGCTGTCGGCCTGGGCTTCGAAGCCCTTGGCCCATACCTGGCGGGCTTCGCGGCGCTTGCCATTAGCCCACAGCACTTCGCCCAGGTGGGCGGCCACTTCGTGGTCGGGGAAGTTGGCAAAGGCTTGGCGCAGGTAGGTTTCAGCCTCGTCGAGGTTGCCCAGACGGTAATTGACCCAGCCCAGGCTGTCGAGTACCGCCGGGTCGTCCGGGGTCAGCTGGTGGGCCTTGTCAATCAGCGCCTTGGCTTCGGTGTAGCGGGTGGTACGGTCGGCCAGGGTGTAGCCCAGGGCGTTCAAGGCCATGGCATTTTCCGGCTCGCGGGCGATGATGGCGCGCAGGTCCTTTTCCAGTTGGCCAAGGTCGTCGCGCTTTTCGGCCAGCATGGCGCGCGTGTACAGCAGGTTGAGGTCGTCCGGGTAGCGCTGGATGGCTTGCTGCAGCACCTGGCTGGCCTGGGCGTCCTTGTTGTTGTTGCTGTAACTTTCCGATTCGATCAGGAACAGCTGGATGGCGTAGTCCGGCTGGGCTTCGCGGGCCTCGGCGAGCAGGCGTGAAGCCTCGGTGCCGCGGCCGTTGGCAATCAGGATGTCGGCCTGGCGCAGCTGCGCCGGCAGGTAATCGGGGCCAGGGCCGACCAGGGCGTACTCGCGCAGGGCGCCAGCGGGGTCGTGGCGTTCTTCGCGGATGCGGCCCAGGTTCAGGTGTGCGGCGTCGACGTTGCTGTCGCGCTCGACCAGCTCCTGCAGGTAGCCTTCGGCTTCATCCCAGTCTTTGTTTTCCAGGCACACCAGGGCCAGTGAGTAACGCAGCTCGTCATCGTCGGGGTATTGCTGGACCAGGCTGAGGAACTCGCCCTTGGCATCGCCGATGCGGTCCTGTTCGACCAGGGTGCGGGCATAGGTCAGGCGCAGGCGCTTGTCATCCGGGTTGTCGCGGATCGCGCCGCGCAGCAGCGGCAGGGCCTCGGGGCCACGGTCCAGGGCCTGAAGCAGGCGGGCGCGCAGCAGGATCGGGGCAATTTCGCCGTTTTGCGTCGGGTGCGATTCGAGCAGCTCCAGCGCCTCTTCAGCCTTGCCGTCCTGGTTCAGCAGCAGTGCCTTGCCGAATATCAGCTGGCCGTTGTCGGGGTATTTCACCAGCAGGCGCTCGAAGCTTTGCAGCAAGCCGTCGCGGGTGCTCTGGTCGGTTTCGGCGGCTGACAAGGCGAGGAAGTCGAAGTGAGTGTCGCCTTGGCCCTGCAGCACTTTTTCCATGTAGGCCATGGCGTCGTCATAACGGCCGGCGCGGGCTAGCTGGATGGCGGCGGCGCGCTGGGCGTCGAGGTTCTGCGGGTCATTGCGGGCCCAGACCAGCGCGTTATCCAGCGCCGGCTCGTCGGCGCCGAGGTATTCGGCAATGCGGTAGGCACGCTCGGAAACCCCGGGGTCCTGGGTTTTTGCTGCCTGGTCGGTGTAGTTGGCCAAGGCGATATCGAAGCGGTTGCGCTGGCCAGCCAGTTCCGCGACCAGCAGGCTGTAAAGCGTGTCCTGCTTGAACGAGCCATACACCACGGGCTTTTCCGCCTCGCCCTTGCCGGCTTCGGCGATGGGAGGCTCGGCCTTTTGCGGGGCCAGGTTCTGGCAGCCCTGGAGCAGGGCGAAGGCAAGCAGCAATGCGTATGGTTTGTTCATAGAAGGCTTTAGGAGGACTCACCGGCGGTCGGAGCATGATGACACAAGCGCGGGGGCAAACCCACCTGCGAAGGTATGAAGCTACGCTCAGCACATGCAGACCGCGCAGCGCGCGCAGCGTTCGCCCGGGCATTGCCACGATGCCCAGCGCTCGCGCGCGCTCACGCTCTTGTTTCTGCTTCTGCTTCTGCTTCTGCTTCTGCTTCTAAGCGCGCGATAGTTCAAGCGACGCAGATTGCGACTTCAGGAGGCCGAGCGCAGGGCTTGCGTAGGGAGGTGACGGGCATGGATGCCCGTCAAGCGCTGGGCCCCAGGATGGGGCCTGCAGCGCGGTCCTCCCGGGAGCAAGCCCGGAGCGAGGGGACCCCGGAGCGAAGCGCAGGGGCCGGATGATGGGAGCGGACGGCTTTGGTTACTTTGGCCAAGACCAAAGTAACCCGCCGGAAGGGCGGAAAGGTGACTTGGCGCCACCTGCGCGAACGAATGTCTACACTGTGCTAAGGCCCACATCGCAAGAAGCGAAAAGCGGATCTGGCTGTTTTGGTTCAGCGAACAGTCCATTTGCGATGGCGACGCTGACTCACCTTTTCGCCCTTACGGCGAGTCACTTTTTGTCAAACGCGACAAAAAGTAACCAAAAAACGCTGCGCTCCCATCATCCGGCCCCTGCGCTTCGCTCCGGGGTTCCCTCACTCCGGCCTTGCTCCCGGGAGGACCGCGCTGCAGGCCCCATCCTGGGGCCCAGCGCTTGACGGGCATCCATGCCCGTCACCTCCCTTCGCAAGGCCTGCGTTCGGCCTCCTGAAGTCGCGAAAATCAAAAGCAGATCAAAAGCCAGATCAAAAGCAGATCAAAAGCGGGAGTGAAAGCTGAAATCAACGCTCATCCTTGCCCGCGAGCGGCGATAGCCGCAGCGCTATCAGCGCAATAGCGAACGGTGGTTGTTCTAATACCTGTGAAAGAGGACAATTATCGGCTTCCCGTCACAACCAGCGACCTTGCATGGCCTTTCTTGCACTTGGTATCAACCATAAGACTGCCTCGGTAGACGTACGCGAGCGCGTGGCGTTTACCCCAGAGCAGCTGGTAGACGCCCTGCAGCAGCTCTGCCGGCTGACTTCCAGCCGCGAAGCGGCGATCCTGTCGACCTGCAACCGCAGCGAGCTCTATATAGAGCAGGACCACTTGTCTGCCGACGCCGTGCTGCAATGGCTGGCCGACTATCACCGCCTCAGCCTGGACGAGTTGCGCGCCAGTGCCTACGTGCATGAAGAGCATGATGCCGTTAAGCACATGATGCGCGTGGCTTCGGGCCTGGACTCGCTGGTGCTCGGCGAGCCGCAGATCCTCGGCCAGATGAAGTCAGCCTACGCCGTGGCGCGGGAGGCCGGCACCGTCGGCCCGTTGCTCGGGCGCCTGTTCCAGGCCACCTTCAGCGCCGCCAAGCAGGTGCGCACCGACACCGCCATTGGTGAAAACCCGGTATCGGTGGCGTTTGCCGCAGTCAGCCTGGCCAAACAGATTTTCAGCGACCTGGGCCGCAGCCAGGCCTTGTTGATCGGTGCCGGCGAAACCATCACCCTGGTCGCACGCCACCTGCATGAGCAAGGCGTGCGGCGTATCGTCGTGGCCAACCGTACCCTGGAGCGGGCCAGTACCCTGGCCGAGCAGTTTGGCGCACACGCCGTACTGCTGGCCGACATCCCCCAGGAACTGGCCAACAGCGACATCGTCATCAGTTCCACCGCCAGCCAGTTGCCCATCCTGGGCAAGGGCGCGGTCGAGAGTGCGCTGAAACAGCGCCGGCACAAGCCGATCTTCATGGTCGACATTGCCGTGCCGCGCGACATCGAACCTGAAGTCGGCGAGCTGGACGACGTGTACCTGTACACTGTCGATGACCTGCATGACGTGGTGGCGGAAAACCTCAAGAGCCGCCAGGGCGCAGCCCAGGCGGCTGAAGAACTGGTCTCGGTGGGCGCCGAGGATTTCATGCTGCGCCTGCGTGAACTGGCGGCGGTGGACGTGCTCAAGGCCTACCGCCAGCAGAGCGAGCGCCTGCGTGACGACGAATTGCAAAAGGCCCAGCGCCTGCTGGCCAACGGCGGCAACCCCGAGGACGTACTGGCCCAACTGGCCCGGGGGCTGACCAACAAACTCCTGCATGCGCCCAGCGTGCAGTTGAAAAAGCTCTCGGCCGAGGGCCGCCTTGATGCGCTGGCCATGGCCCAGGAACTCTTTGCCCTCAACGAGGGCTCCACGGACAAATCCCCGCAATGAAAGCGTCGCTGCTGAACAAACTGGATATCCTCCAGGACCGCTTCGAAGAGCTCACCGCACTGCTCGGTGATGCTGAGGTCATTTCCGACCAGACGCGCTTTCGCGCGTATTCCCGTGAATATGCCGAGGTCGAGCCGGTCTACGCTGCTTATAAAGAGTGGTGCAAAGTCCAGGGTGACCTTGAGGGCGCCCAGGCATTGCTCAAGGACAGCGACCCGGACCTGCGTGAAATGGCCGTGGAAGAAGTGCGTGAAGCCAAGGAACAGCTGCTGACGCTGGAGGCGAAGCTGCAACGCATGCTGCTGCCCAAAGACCCCAACGACGGCCGCAACGTGTTCCTCGAAATTCGCGCCGGTACGGGTGGCGACGAGGCGGCCATCTTCTCTGGCGACCTGTTCCGCATGTATTCGCGCTACGCCGAAAAACGCGGCTGGCGCCTGGAGATCTTGTCCGAGAACGAAGGCGAGCACGGCGGCTACAAGGAAATCATCGCCCGTGTCGAGGGTGAGCACGTGTACGGCAAGCTCAAGTTCGAGTCTGGCGCACACCGTGTTCAGCGCGTGCCGGAAACCGAATCCCAAGGCCGCGTGCACACCTCCGCCTGCACAGTGGCGGTGCTGCCCGAGCCGGACGAACAAGCAGCCATCGAAATCAACCCGGCCGATCTGCGCGTGGACACCTACCGTGCATCGGGCGCGGGTGGTCAGCACGTGAACAAGACCGACTCGGCGATCCGTATTACCCACTTGCCCACCGGTATCGTGGTCGAGTGCCAGGAAGAGCGTTCGCAGCACAAGAACCGCGCCCGTGCCATGTCCTGGCTGTCGGCCAAGCTCAACGACATGCAGACCAGCGCAGCACAGAATGCCATTGCCAGCGAGCGCAAACTGCTGGTGGGGTCCGGTGACCGTTCCGAGCGCATCCGCACCTACAATTATCCACAGGGTCGGGTAACCGATCACCGTATCAACCTGACCTTGTACTCGCTGGACGACATCCTCAGCGGTGGCGTGGACGCAGTGATCGAACCGCTGCTGGCCGAATACCAGGCCGATCAACTGGCTGCCCTGGGGGACTGATGACCATCATCGCCAGCTTGCTGCGCAACGCGCAGCTGCCCGAGTCGCCCACCGAGCGGCTGGATGCCGAATTGCTGCTGGCTGCTGCCATCGGCAAGTCGCGCAGCTACCTGCACACCTGGCCCGAGCGAATCGTCAGCAGCGAAGATGCCCAGACTTACGCCGGTTACCTTCAGCGCCGCCGTGGCGGCGAGCCGGTCGCTTACATCCTCGGGCAGCAGGGCTTCTGGACGATCGACCTGGAAGTGGCGCCGCATACCCTGATCCCGCGGCCGGATACCGAGCTGTTGGTCGAGACTGCCCTTGAGCTGCAACCCGCCTCGCCGGCCAAGGTCCTTGACCTGGGCACCGGTACCGGTGCGATTGCCCTGGCCCTGGCCAGCGATCGCCCGGCCTGGCAGCTGACTGCAGTTGACCGGGTGGAAGAAGCCGCTGCCCTGGCCGAGCGCAACCGCCAACGTTTGGGTCTGAGCAACGCGCAGGTGCGGGTAAGCCACTGGTTCGACAGCCTGGCCGGCGAGCGTTTCGACCTGATTGTCAGCAACCCCCCCTATATTGCCGCCGCAGACCCACACCTGGTGGCCGGTGACGTGCGCTTCGAGCCCAGCAGTGCACTGGTGGCCGGTGCCGATGGCCTGGACGACCTGCGCGTGATCGTTGCCCAGGCCCCCGCGCACCTGTTGCCCGGTGGCTGGTTGCTGTTGGAACATGGCTACGACCAGGCAGCGGCGGTACGCGCTTTGCTGGCTGAGCAAGGCTTTATCGAGGTCGCCAGCCGAACGGACCTGGGCGGCCATGAACGCATTACCCTGGGGCGCCTGCCATGCTGAGTGATCAGGAACTTCTGCGTTACAGCCGGCAGGTATTGCTGGCCCAGATCGACATCGACGGCCAGTTACGGCTCAAGCAGAGCAAGGCACTGATTGTCGGCCTTGGCGGCCTGGGCTCCCCGGTGGCACTGTACCTGGCTGCCGCCGGGGTGGGTGAGCTGCACCTGGCCGACTTCGACACCGTCGACCTGACCAACCTGCAACGCCAGGTGATTCACGACAGTGCCAGCGTCGGCATGAGCAAGGTCGATTCGGCCTTGCAGCGCTTGCAGGCAATAAACCCGGAGATCGGTCTGGTTGCCCATCGCCAAGCCCTGGACGAAGATTCGCTGGCTGCCGCTGTGGCGGCAGTCGACCTGGTGCTGGACTGCTCCGACAATTTCGCTACTCGTGAAGCGGTCAACGCGGCCTGTATGGCTGCTGGCAAACCACTGGTGAGCGGCGCGGCGATCCGCCTTGAAGGGCAGTTGTCGGTGTTTGACCCTCGGCGCGACTACAGCCCCTGCTACCACTGTCTGTACGGGCATGGCAGTGACGATGAACTGACCTGCAGCGAAGCTGGCGTGATCGGCCCGCTGGTGGGTTTGGTGGGCAGCCTGCAAGCGCTGGAGGCAATGAAGCTGCTGGCCGGCTTCGGCGAACCGCTGGTGGGTCGTCTGCTGTTGATCGATGCTCTCGGCACCCGTATCCGTGAGCTGCGCGTCAAGCGCGACCCGGCTTGCGCAGTTTGCGGCAAGCGCGATGGCTGAGCGTTCGGCGCCGGTCGGCGTGATGGACTCGGGGGTCGGCGGTTTGTCGGTACTCGCCGAAATCCAGCGCCTGCTGCCCAACGAGACGCTGCTGTATGTGGCCGACTGCGGCCATGTGCCTTACGGTGAGAAGTCGCCGGACTATATACGCGAGCGCTGCCGGCATATTGCCGGGTTCTTCCAGGCACAAGGCGCCAAAGCCATGGTCCTGGCCTGTAACACCGCCACGGTGGCGGCGGTGGCTGACTTGCGCGAGCTGTACCCGACTTGGCCGCTGGTGGGCATGGAGCCGGCCGTGAAGCCTGCTGCTGCCGCCACCCGCTCGGGCGTGGTCGGTGTACTGGCAACTACCGGTACCTTGCAAAGTGCCAAGTTTGCAGCGCTGCTGGACCGCTTCGCCAATGACGTCCAGGTGATTACTCAGCCATGCCCTGGGCTGGTCGAGCTGATCGAGACCGGTGACCTGGCCAGCCCGGCGCTTCGCCAGATGCTGCTTGGCTATGTGCAGCCGTTGCTGGCCGCCGGCTGCGATACGCTGATCCTCGGTTGCACGCATTACCCCTTCTTGCGCCCGTTACTGGCCGACCTGGTGCCAGCGGACGTGGCGATCATCGACACCGGCGCCGCTGTGGCGCGTCAACTGCAAAGGCTGCTGGGTGCCAATGACCTGTTAGCCGAAGGCCCGGCCGGCGACACCCGCTTCTGGACCAGCGCTGACCCAGAATTCCTCCGAAAAATCCTGCCTGTGCTGTGGCATAAGTCCGACGATGTGCAAAGCTTTGCGTTGTGAAAAAAACGTGAAAAACAGCTGAACTATCGTTCCACTTCTGCTTTCTACCGCTTGCCTGATTGAGGCGGACACTAATAACAGCATCAGGAAGAAGGATGTTTCTCATGAGGAAACTGCTCGGCTTGGCGGCGGCTGCCGCCTTTACTTTGGGTCAAGCAATGTCGGCACAGGCTGCCGACATTTCGGTTTCGGTGGGGCAGACCGGTGACTCGACCATGGTCTACCGGCTAGGGCTGCAATCGAACTGGGACGCAAGCTGGTGGCAGACCAGTGTTGGTCGGCTGACCGGATATTGGGATGGGGCCTATACGTATTGGGACGGCGACGAGACGGCGAGCAACCATAGCTTGTCGTTCGCGCCAGTGTTCGTTTACGAATTTGCCGGGGAGTCGGTGAAGCCCTACATCGAAGCGGGGATCGGTGTAGCCGCGTTCTCCAGCACCGAGCTGGAAAGCAACGAGCTGGGCTCGGCATTCCAGTTCGAGGACCGCATCGGCTTTGGTTTGCGCTTTGCAGGGGGGCATGAGATCGGGGTGCGGGCGATCCATTATTCCAATGCGGGCATCAAAGAGCCTAACGATGGTGTGGAGAGCTATAGCTTGCACTACCGCATGGCGCTCTGAGTTCACCTGCACAGGCCTTTTCGCGGGTGAACCCGCTCCCACAGGGAATGCACGATCCTCAAAGGGTGTGCGTTCTGTGGGGGCGGGGCTAACGCCGATTTCAGGGGCTTAGCGCGTCAACGGCCATAGGCTGCTGAGTTCCAGCGCCTCCAGAACCAGTTCCGGTTCAGCTTGCGGCCACCGACGCAACAACGCTTCAGCAACGCTCTGTGGCGTCCATTGCTCCGGTATCGCCTGCGCCGACGTCACCGCTACCTTGAGCGACTGTGGCCCTACTATGGTCAGGCCTACCCCTTGAGCTTTCAAGGCCTGGCGCTGCTCACGCATCCACTGCGGCAGGTTGTTCCAGCCTGCAGTTACCTGCGTCGGGGCATACAATTGCAATGCCGAATAGCGGTTGAACACTGCCAACACCTGCGGTGAATCCCCCTTGGCCAGCAGGGGCAAGGCATGGCCAAGGCACTGCTCAGCCGCCAGCTGGTTGCTTGTGACGATCGCCTCGAACAGGTCGCTGTCCGCTACGTCGTCTGGCAGATAATCGCTGGTACCGGCATTGATGATCAGACCATCCAGCGAGCACCAGGCATGGCCTATCTGCTGGCAGGCATCCGCTGCATTTGGCTCGGCATGCAACTGCCAGGGCAGGCGCAAGAATCGCCGACCATGTTGTGCTGCCAATCTTTCCAGTTCATCGCTTTCCTTCGTACTGGCGGCAACGCGGTGGCCCTGTTCGAGCAAGCGTTCCACCAAAGCCAGACCTAGCCCATTGCTGGCGCCCGTAACCCAAAAACTGCGTGAGTTAGTCAAGACGTTGTCCTCTAATCCTGCCGGCGGGGAAGGCCCTTGAAAGCTTCTATTGCACGCTGGCGACTGCTGCTGAGATCGACCATAGGACTGTGATACAAATTAGTAGCAAATAGATCCCTGGATTTCATCGGTTCATGGATATTTTTCTCATCTATGTCACGTAGGTCCGGCAGCCAGTGCCGAATGAAATGCCCCTGAGGGTCGAAACGCTGAGACTGTGAAATCGGGTTGAAGATACGGAAGTAGGGCACTGCGTCCGTTCCGGTGGACGCGCTCCACTGCCAGCCGCCATTGTTGGCCGCCAGGTCACCGTCTATCAAGTGGCGCATGAAGTGCCGCTCGCCCTTGCGCCAGTCGATCAGCAGGTTCTTGCTGAGGAACATGGCCACGATCATGCGCAGCCGATTATGCATCCATCCGGTGTGGAGCAACTGGCGCATGGCGGCGTCGATGATCGGGAAACCCGTACGGCCCTGTTCCCAGGCTTCAAGGTCGGCCGGTGCATCACGCCAGGGCAGGGCTTCGGTCTGGGCGCGGAAGGCACGGTGTCGCGAGACCTGAGGGTAACCGCACAGGATGTGCTTGTAGAACTCGCGCCAGAGCAGCTCGTTGATCCAGGTCTGCACGCCCGTACTGCCACTGTCGAATTCGCCCCGGTTGCTGGCCAGTGCACCGTGCAGGCACTGGCGAGGCGATATCACGCCGGCGGCCAGGTAAGGCGAAAGCTGGCTGGTACCAGGTTTGGCAGGCAGGTCACGCAGTTGCTGGTAGTCATCAATGGCTTCGTCGAGAAAGCGGGACAGCCGCCCCTGCGCCTGCGCTTCACCCGCTGGCCAGTGTTCACGCAGAGCGCGGGCGGGTGTTTCAAAACCGTCCACGTGTTGCGGAACAGGGTCGGCAGGGATGTGCAGCGGTGCCTGCCGCTTAACCCGGTGGGCCAACGCGGGCAGGCTGCGATGCAGGTGCTCCAGGCAGGTTTTCTTGAACTGGCTGAAAACCTGAAAATAATCGCCACTGCGGGTGAGGATGGTGCCCGGGCGGAACAACAGCTGGTCGAGGTGGCTGTGTGCCTGAATGCCCGACTTTTCTAGCAGGGCGCGGGTGGCATCATCGCGGCGCTGCTCGTTGATGCCGTACTCTTCGTTCCAGTGAACGCTTGCCACCTGATGTTGGCGGCATACCTCCAGCACGGCTTGTGGTGCCTGCTCCCAGGTGTCTATCTTGCGGATCAGCAGGGGGATATTCAGGCCTTCCAGCGATTGGCGCAGGTCGCGCAGGCTGCGCAGCCAGAAATCGACTTTGCAGGCGGCGTCATCATGGGCCTGCCATTGCCCGGGGCTGATCAGCCACAGGGCGATGGTGGGCCCGCGCTCGGTGGCGGCGCTGAGCGCGGTGTTGTCATCGATGCGCAGGTCACTGCGCAGCCAGGTCAGGTGCATGGGGCATTCATCTCTACAGGCAGGCGGTCATGGGCTTGAAGCAAGCTCAATGCCACTTGCGGGGTGTCGAACAGGGCGAGGTTGGGCAACTTGAGGGCACGCAGCTGCGCTTCATGCAGCAACAGCGTCGGGCCGCCGGCCAGGATTGGCATGGGCAGGTTGTGCAGGGTGCGTTGCAGTGCCTTGCCATCGATGCGGGGCCCCAGGTGCAGAAGTACGGCGCGGGGGCTGAGCGTGCTGACGGCGCGTTGAAGGTGCGGGCCGGCAACGGGGCGCTCCAGCACCTCGACCGGGAACCCGTTGCTGGTGAACAGCCAGGCGCAAAGCCATAAACCGGGGCTGAAGACACGTTCACTGTCTTCCACCAGCAACACCGCAGGGCCCTGCAGCAGCTGGTTGTCATGGTAGACGCGGGCACCTAGCTTGCTGCGTAGCCAACTGTGGAAAAACGCCTGTTCCAGCTGCGCATTGAAGTAACTACGCCAGCGCAGGTCGAGGAGGTCGAGCAGCGGCAGCAGCAGTTGTTCGCACAGGGTAACGGCCGGGTACAGGGCCATGGCCTGGTTGAGCTGCTGGTCAAGGGCGCGCTGGGACAGGTTGGCAATGGCCTCGATCAGCTGGAATTGTCGGGCCTGCCAGTCACCTTTGGGCGGTGTGCCGGAGGGTTTGTCGAGCAGCTCGCGTACCTGGCCGACCGATGCCCCACGCTGCAACCAGCCAAGGATTGCCTCGACCCGACCCACCTGATCCAGCGGATACAGGCGATGCCCCTTGGCGGTGCGCTGCGGCTTGAGCAGGCCATACCGGCGCTCCCAGGCGCGCAGGGTGACCGGATTCACGCCAGTGCGACGGGCAAGTTCGCCGATGGGCAGCAAGGTTTCAGACTGCATTGCGCAAGCCCAGACTTTCCGGGTGCGGCTGCAGGTAGGCCTGTTGCAGCAGGTAC from Pseudomonas fortuita carries:
- the ispE gene encoding 4-(cytidine 5'-diphospho)-2-C-methyl-D-erythritol kinase — its product is MHTLTLPAPAKLNLWLHIIGRRADGYHELETVFQFLDHGDELSFAVRDDGVIRLHTEIEAVPHDSNLIVRAARKLQEQSGSPLGADIWLTKVLPMGGGIGGGSSDAATTLQALAHLWQLDWDEDRLAALGLSLGADVPVFVRGHAAFAQGVGEQLTPVDPEEPWYVVLVPQVSVSTVEIFSHPQLTRDSLPLNMRPVPEGNSRNDCQPVVEQSYPEVRNALNSLGKFTEARLTGTGSCVFGAFPSKAEADKVLALLSATQTGFVAKGSNISMLHRKLQSLVKKSSA
- the lolB gene encoding lipoprotein insertase outer membrane protein LolB — translated: MFLRHCITFTLIALLAGCAGFGSREALQGHGDPQQWRAHKAQLSSLDGWQINGKVGIRAPRDSGSGTLFWLQRQDYYDIRLAGPLGRGAARLTGRPGGVVLEVANQGRFEATSPEALLEEQLGWQLPVSHLVWWVRGLPAPDSKSKLTLDGDSRLASLDQDGWQVQYLSYTEQNGYWLPERLKLHGKNLDVTLVVKDWQPRQLGH
- the prfA gene encoding peptide chain release factor 1; its protein translation is MKASLLNKLDILQDRFEELTALLGDAEVISDQTRFRAYSREYAEVEPVYAAYKEWCKVQGDLEGAQALLKDSDPDLREMAVEEVREAKEQLLTLEAKLQRMLLPKDPNDGRNVFLEIRAGTGGDEAAIFSGDLFRMYSRYAEKRGWRLEILSENEGEHGGYKEIIARVEGEHVYGKLKFESGAHRVQRVPETESQGRVHTSACTVAVLPEPDEQAAIEINPADLRVDTYRASGAGGQHVNKTDSAIRITHLPTGIVVECQEERSQHKNRARAMSWLSAKLNDMQTSAAQNAIASERKLLVGSGDRSERIRTYNYPQGRVTDHRINLTLYSLDDILSGGVDAVIEPLLAEYQADQLAALGD
- the prmC gene encoding peptide chain release factor N(5)-glutamine methyltransferase, with the translated sequence MTIIASLLRNAQLPESPTERLDAELLLAAAIGKSRSYLHTWPERIVSSEDAQTYAGYLQRRRGGEPVAYILGQQGFWTIDLEVAPHTLIPRPDTELLVETALELQPASPAKVLDLGTGTGAIALALASDRPAWQLTAVDRVEEAAALAERNRQRLGLSNAQVRVSHWFDSLAGERFDLIVSNPPYIAAADPHLVAGDVRFEPSSALVAGADGLDDLRVIVAQAPAHLLPGGWLLLEHGYDQAAAVRALLAEQGFIEVASRTDLGGHERITLGRLPC
- the hemA gene encoding glutamyl-tRNA reductase, with the protein product MAFLALGINHKTASVDVRERVAFTPEQLVDALQQLCRLTSSREAAILSTCNRSELYIEQDHLSADAVLQWLADYHRLSLDELRASAYVHEEHDAVKHMMRVASGLDSLVLGEPQILGQMKSAYAVAREAGTVGPLLGRLFQATFSAAKQVRTDTAIGENPVSVAFAAVSLAKQIFSDLGRSQALLIGAGETITLVARHLHEQGVRRIVVANRTLERASTLAEQFGAHAVLLADIPQELANSDIVISSTASQLPILGKGAVESALKQRRHKPIFMVDIAVPRDIEPEVGELDDVYLYTVDDLHDVVAENLKSRQGAAQAAEELVSVGAEDFMLRLRELAAVDVLKAYRQQSERLRDDELQKAQRLLANGGNPEDVLAQLARGLTNKLLHAPSVQLKKLSAEGRLDALAMAQELFALNEGSTDKSPQ
- a CDS encoding tetratricopeptide repeat protein, encoding MNKPYALLLAFALLQGCQNLAPQKAEPPIAEAGKGEAEKPVVYGSFKQDTLYSLLVAELAGQRNRFDIALANYTDQAAKTQDPGVSERAYRIAEYLGADEPALDNALVWARNDPQNLDAQRAAAIQLARAGRYDDAMAYMEKVLQGQGDTHFDFLALSAAETDQSTRDGLLQSFERLLVKYPDNGQLIFGKALLLNQDGKAEEALELLESHPTQNGEIAPILLRARLLQALDRGPEALPLLRGAIRDNPDDKRLRLTYARTLVEQDRIGDAKGEFLSLVQQYPDDDELRYSLALVCLENKDWDEAEGYLQELVERDSNVDAAHLNLGRIREERHDPAGALREYALVGPGPDYLPAQLRQADILIANGRGTEASRLLAEAREAQPDYAIQLFLIESESYSNNNKDAQASQVLQQAIQRYPDDLNLLYTRAMLAEKRDDLGQLEKDLRAIIAREPENAMALNALGYTLADRTTRYTEAKALIDKAHQLTPDDPAVLDSLGWVNYRLGNLDEAETYLRQAFANFPDHEVAAHLGEVLWANGKRREARQVWAKGFEAQADSPILRKTLLRLTGSETL
- a CDS encoding molybdopterin-synthase adenylyltransferase MoeB; protein product: MLSDQELLRYSRQVLLAQIDIDGQLRLKQSKALIVGLGGLGSPVALYLAAAGVGELHLADFDTVDLTNLQRQVIHDSASVGMSKVDSALQRLQAINPEIGLVAHRQALDEDSLAAAVAAVDLVLDCSDNFATREAVNAACMAAGKPLVSGAAIRLEGQLSVFDPRRDYSPCYHCLYGHGSDDELTCSEAGVIGPLVGLVGSLQALEAMKLLAGFGEPLVGRLLLIDALGTRIRELRVKRDPACAVCGKRDG